The Brassica oleracea var. oleracea cultivar TO1000 chromosome C6, BOL, whole genome shotgun sequence genomic interval TTTACGTCTTAAAACTCACTAGATTTTAATCCGCACACCCGTGCGGATAACATTTCATTTATAAATATAAAATTTTATATTTTTTGTATATAATAATTTATGATAATATATTGCTGTCATTTTAAAAATAACTAAATAGATGATATATAGTTCTAAATATTAAAATTTAACATATGTTAACAATTTTATTTTTTATAAACATTATTACATAATTTATGAATATTAATCATTTTAAACGGTGAATGATATTTTATTTATTTATCTTAATGAAAGTATTTTTTTTCAAAATATATTGGTTTACCAATTCAACATAATTTTAATATGTTTGCACAAAAAACATAATTTTAATATGTAATTCATTAATTACTCCTATTTTAATATAATGTAGAATATACTTATAAAATTTATAAAATTAGCAAATAATTTCATTATTTTATTTATAATAAAAATGTAGTTGAAATTAATTTATAATAACATTATACTACTAATTGCGAAATTAATCAGTGCATTAATTAAAAAAATATTTAAAATTTTAAAAAAATTTTGTTAGATTTTTTCTCAACAGATTTTGTTATTCGTAAAACTAAAATTTATATTTATAGTTAAAATGAGTTTGTTATTAATATCCTTATAATTATTTAGAAATGTTATACATTAAATAAACTAATGTAAACAATAAAAATATTATTTGAATATATGGACCTAGACTTATTTTGTAGTAGATAAAAATGGTAATTCTCTTTTAACAGAAAAGATACCATTAAAACCCAAGCTGTTTTAAAACCAACTAAAACATAAAACGACAATAACCAATCATGATGGGTTGGACAAAAAAATAAGGAACGACATCATTATTGGACTAACACTTAGAAACTCAAATATGCAACTGCATCTTTATACTCGGTTTTTATTTTGACAAAAGACTTATCTTAATACTATGTTGGAGGCACATAATCTCCACTGTTGGAACAATGTTTTGGGCTTTCTTATTTGAAGGAGCTTCGTCTGAAACTGTTGTTTTCTCTGCGGAACTAACAACCTCAACATTTTGAGGAGGTTCTGGTGATGGGTCCACCGGGCTTTGTACAATGAATACATTGTCACCAGCTTTTGTCTTGTTCTCTGGTCCACTCTTGTTCAGCTTAGAAGTAGGCTGTTTAGTTTTGCTGACAGCACCAGGCATGTCGGGTGATCATCACCTTCTCAGCGTGGACTTATGAAGGTTAGAGTTGGATTTATTTGAGCATTTTAATTTTGAATCCAGATACAACACAACCTGGTCTACAAAACGCTGAACAGGCGGACGTTGGTTGCCGTAAGAGATTCTGGGCACAGGGTGCAGGTGTAGAAGTTCCCTTGCACGCAGCTCTTCCACAATGCCTACAGAAGATAGTTGGCCAGTCTTTCACTTTTCAGCTCAAGCTCAATTACTTTTAACTTCCAAGCATCAGTCATTTACTGTTACCCTACTGGTTGGGAAGAGAGCGAGGAGGAGAACGAACATAACCGTCCAGCTTAAGCACATGTATTGAACATGACAGCTGAAGTCGAAGAAACTTAAGCATTTGTTTCTGCATAGAGTATTGATTAATTTTCAAAGAAAATCACAGATTAGTAACCTGAAGGTTTATAAACACATCAATTAATGATCCGAGAAGGAATTTCTCAAGAATGGATTTAAAACTATAGAGGAACCTGAGTTACATTGTCGAGTACAGTAGCTGTCATTCTGAACTGATACTCTGCTCTGTCCCCTTCTCTGAACTGAGAATCCTTTAAGTATAGCTACATACACAAAGAAAACAGAGCATATGTTATGCAAGAAATCAGGGAACTGTAAGAGAAACATTTAGATTTGCTATGGTATAAGTTTTGTGTAAGGACCGGTTCAGTCTATAAGCACCAATTGACCCTTGGACCAGTCCAGCGTAGACTGCAAAATATTAAGTTGATTTTCAATTCCCAGTTTTCGAGAGATGAAGCAGAAATATGGAACAAATACAGCTAACGAAGTTGATTAATGGTTACCTTCTCATCGAGGAAGACGTGAGCTCTCGTCCTTTCTTTACATTCCTAGCCTCCCAAAACCGCAGAAGACGTGTAACAACTGCATTCTTGCCGTTCCTGGATGGTATTCTTCTAGGGTTTTTAGGCTACTATGATTTGAAGAAGATTTGTGATTTCTCATGAGCACTTTGATGACAAATATATAGTAGCATCCGTTGATGTGGGAGGTGAGAAGTCGGCATTGAAGAACAGATAGTGGGGTTAATTGATTGCACCCATCATCAATAGGAGTTATTCCGTCAACAGAATGAAGGGGATCAGATTCGAGGGGGGCTACGCAGAGCACATTGTTGGTGGACTTAAAATTTTAGTTTTTTCCTGGGTTTAGATTATTTGAAAGGCCTAATATTAGATTTTTAGTTCTAGACTTGATAGTTATTAAAGAGAGCATGACAGGTGTCAGCTTTCCCGGGAATTGACTCTCGTACTGGACACCGAATAGCTGGACCCTCGAACGTTCTATGCAAACAGATAAGGTAGCTTCACGAGGAGAGACTAAACCCAACTTCATTAGAGCATGCGCAATAGAGATTTTAAAGAGAGGATCACACGTTTTACGAGAAAAAAAAAATATTAAAAAAAGCAAAAGTGATGAACTCGGCTCGTTTCGTCTCTCCTGCATGATATCCTCTCTCCTAAAGTTCATCACTGTAGCGCGGGCTCCACGGCACGTGGCGGCCCAATTTTTTTTTTTTTTTCAAAAAGATCAAAAAAAAAAAAAATTTAATAATAAAAAATTAAGAAAATGAACCCCAAAGGGGGATTCAGTCATGCTCTTGCTCTTAGTATAGATACTACTCTTTTTGTATTGTTAGCATATCTTTTCTTTATTTGTTTTTCATAGTTTCTATTACATTTTCATGTTTAGATTTCAATTTGTTTTGAAACACATTTCAAGGTTTTAATATTAGACATTCACAATTGTTAGTAAATGAACAAGTCTAGTCAATATATAAATACTAAATAATTCATCATTTCAATTTAATTCTTAGAGTTTAGTTCTCTGAGGTATAATGACCAATAATATGTATGACATTGACATAATGTTATATATATATACGATAAAATTTGAAGACCCTATATTTTTAAATTAATTGTAACGTGTTGTAATTAATAACATATTTTAAAATATATAACTTTAAAAATTAAAACGAGTTGAATATAAATAGTGCTATTGTGGTTTTCACAATTTAAAGTTGTTTATCTTTTATTATTAACAGTTTAAAATATTTAATATTTAATATTGAATATATTTTTTATTAATCTAATATTAATATTAATTATGTGCTCCATCAAATAATTAGTCTGCGTCCGCCACTGGTCTAGAAGCGGAGCTGATGGGATTTTCTTGGGCTATTGATTGCCTGTCAGACGTACGTTTTGATAAAGTGGTCTTTGAACCATCATCCTACCTTGCTGGTTAAGTAATCCTCAATCCTGGGAAGTTTCCTCAATACCAGACTATGCTTACAGCAATCCGAGATAAGGAACTCGTTGTGCACGTGAAATAGCTGTTAGTGTCAGCAGAGATTACCGTTATCAGTCTTATATAGCTCGTGATGGACCATCTTGGTTACGTTCCCTGCTTGTGAGGGATGTGGAGGATGTTACGCGACGCAGTCTCCTAGGATGCTTCTCTCCAATTATGTCACTCTCCTGCCTTCCCCTTGATTGGCAGTTTGAATTTTTTACTATGCTCTTTTCTTTGTTTTAGGGATCGATCTACTGGTACCCTGGCTTCATGTTCTGTTTCTGCTACAATACTCTGTTTGTATAAGCCTCGGCTTATGCCCTTTTTAAAAAACTGAAGGCACTAAGCGTTAAAAAAAAGATAGTAAACATCGTAAGACTTCACAAAACGGAAGTGAATTTATGAACACTTAACCTTTTTATCTTCCCAATTGGATATATCCTTATTTTCTCTAGCCCTCTTTCCTAAATATTACTGATACATAATCTTAAACCCTCTGTGATCTTGTTGCAGTGTTTGTTAGGAGTCGGGATGCATAGAGAGGGAAGTGTCTTTTAGATAATGGATATCATGAGCTCCAAAGGAAAATGGCATTGGACTAATCAATAACATATACATCCATCAAGGTTGATTTTTCAGGATGATGTATGTAATATATTTGGTTTCCTAGGATCACTATGAGCAGTTGTATATGTATACTAATATTTTATTAGATGTGATATAATTAAAGAAGCATCGTTAGTGTATTGTAAACAATGAAATAAAACATTTTAAAAAGCCTAAATTAAATAAACTAGTTAGATAGGTAATAATGTGTGTGATATCAAGACTTCACATAATAGTGCAAGATGAGCCGGTCTCATCTCCTTTCCAACCTCCACCTCCATAGCTATCATAAATGGGTCTTGAAGGATATCCATTATACATCGGCTGACCCCACTGCGTCTCCGGGTAAGACCCATATTCTTGGTAATAGCCGTTGTAAGACCCACCATAAATCGGGTGACCCGGCTCTGAATTATAGATCATTGTTTGAGAACTCGAAGCTGCTGGAGCTGGTTTTGGCTTCTCTGCTTCTTTAGGCTTGTCACCGTCTTTAGGTTTGTCACCTTCTTTAGGCTTTTCAGGTGCCTTAGGCTTTGGTGCCATAGGGTTTTCGATACCATACTCGATCTTCTTGATAGCTCCACCTCCGTTTTTGCAGAGTTTGTCCGCAACTTTTTCAGGACTGCAACAAACCACTTTGATCGTGACTGTTTCGTTATCGTCGAACCGTTGGTCTTTTATTTCTTTAGTGTTGCAAAGCAATCAAAAGAAAACAACCATGTTAGGAATCAAAAGAAAACAAATTAATCATTCTTTCTCAATATATTCAACGAAGAAAAAAGAGAGATAAGAGATAACTTACGAGTCAGGCTACAAAGAGCCCTCTTGACTTTACTGAAGTTCTTCTCCTTATCAAGAGGTTTCGTCGTCAACTTCATCCATGTTACCTGTTTTTATGCATATATCATTATGGTTACTTTAGTTGCTTTTATATTATAAGAACAACCTTGTTTTTGCTTGATAGGTTTTTATAGAGAAGTTATTAGATTATTCATTACCTTCTCCTTGCCCACCACTGGCATGGTTTCCAAAAGAGATAACGAGAGAATAAAGAGAGAGCTAACAAGGGGAGAATACAATTATGTATATTCTTCTATGAATTTCTATGTTTTATATGTGAAGTTTCAAGAAAGATTTTAATAGGAAAATAGTTGAATAATGTACAGTTTACTTCTTTATTAGATTTTATATTTACGTTCAAAAATTAATACAAACATTTTGTATTATTTCCATTGCTATTACTAATACAAAGCCTCCAAAATGTAGAATTTTCTTTTTATTTTGTGCTAACTATCCAACTATTACTTTTCCCTACGCATTGTGAAAACAAACAAATCTAGAAAGTATAGATGCAGAAAAACGGCTTTTTCATACACGAACAACTCGTATAAGTTCTATTTCTACCCAGACTTGTGAAGTAGTTCAACGCATGCATAAACTATCAAATTTCGATTCAACATACCTGAACTTTCTCTTTTTAAAAAAAATCAACTTTGACCCTAATTCTGTGAGTCAACTGTTAAGTGTTGACGTTTCTCAATACGACGTAGCTTGCGGTGAAATTTTATTTACTCTGCTTCTTTCTTTTACACTTCGCTAAACAGAGATCAATTGGGAGTAAATTGATCATGTCTTAACAAGATGAACCATAGTTTAGAAAAAAGTTATTTTAACCATCATCAAGTACGAATCCACAAGAAACAACAAAAGTATCACAGCACATCCTAAGAACCGAACCAACAAAACCTGCACCAACAGATCCTAAAAACTTAAAGCAAAAAAAAAAAAAAAAAAAAAATCCACCATCAAAGCTTAACTCCATCAAAGCTTATACCTGACAGTAGAGAAAACTATAAACAACAATCACTATGCAATGATATATAACAAAACGAGTCAAAGGGGGTACCTGTGATTCTTGGTTTGGCCCTTCTCCTTGTGACAACGTGGTTTTTTTTGTCTTTCTATAAACTGAGGCACCACTATTTGAACATTTAAAAGCATAATGACCTGTTATCCCACAATGTCCACACGTCATTGTCCTTTCTTCCCTGCTAGCTTTAACTTTCTTAGGAGATTCTTCACCGCATTGAACCTTTCGTTTCTTTTTTGGAGACTCATTTTTTCCTTTAATCCTCTTTTGCCTCTTCTTGCGACCTTTAGATTCTGGCCTCGTTGGTGGTTGTATCCGAGTTTCATCGGTTTTTCTCCAAAATCGCATGCCAGTAACAGGAGAGATAGAGTTCTCATATGTGGCACGCCATTTAGAGGTCAGGTACCAATCTGAAACATAATCATCAGATTTCCACTTCATATGCATGATCACTCGTAGAGCATGGCGACATGGAATGCCGGTCATATCCCACTTCCGACATGTACATGTCCTTCTTGTCATATGAATACTATGGCCAACAATATTCTCACGCACATCAAACTGCCCATTAGCTCCAGCAACTGCTCGACAATTTCTTTTTGTGTTTTGACTCTTCAGCAATGGTTTTTGCCACTTTCTTACTGTATTTCCCCTTGTGTTTCTTCATTTTCTCCTTCCGTAAATCAATGCGTACCATAGCTAGACGCCTTATTGTCTCAAGCATCGCCACTAAAGGCATCTCTCTTGCTGTGTTGATTGTGTTGTTTTATGTCTCCGAGAAATTGTTGTGAACATCTTCACAACATGTTGTACCCGTGAAGTAAGCACGGCTGCAAGCCTGAGGATTTTTTTTCCATTAATGTTTCATAAACACCAAGGTCATACTGCCTCATTTCTTCAATTCCTTCATCATACTCAGCAACCGTGTATGCCTTTGCAATTTTCCAAAAGATCTTCCACATTATTGCCCTGCCCGGATGCACTCTTGTAAGGTTGCCATATATGTGGCGAGCACACATACAATGTTCTATCTTAGGAAGCTCTTGATCCTCAGCAATAAGCAAACCTTTTTGCCTATCCGATATTAGCGTGAATCCTTCTCCATCAGCTTTGAGTTTTGCAATGAACCATACCCAATTGTCTGTGTTTTCCACTTGTACAACTGCCCAAGCAACTGGATAGAGCTGATTGTTTGCATCTCTTCCAACGGCTGCCAAGAGTTGACCTTTTACATTGTTCTTTAAAAAACAACCATCGATCCTAATAATAGGACGGCAGTAGGCACGCCATGTGTCACGGAGTGCTTTAAAACAGACATAGAAACGATCGAACTAAATCAACTCCAGGCACTGTCCCAAGCTCAATAGTCGACTCTGGATTAAGTCTAAAACATGTAATAGAAAGTTAGAGTTCAATTTTATTTTATAAAAGCGCACAAAACTGTTCTACTTACCTCAAAAGCTCTGTTTCGTAGTCTCTGAACCTTGCAAATTGCTCATCATCTTCATCTTGAATCATCTTTAAAGCCTTCCCTTTTGCTTTTCTACACTGGTTATGTGTCACAACCAAGTCATATCGGTCCTCAAGAGTTTGTTGCATTGCTTGTGGCATCAAATCAGGATTTCTTCTAAAATCAGTATCGATGCTGCTTCTTAATTCTTATTGCCATCATTGCCTCATGGCCAATGTTTTATACATACAATACTGTTGGGTATGGGCCTGACCCTCTCAAAAAACCCACAAGATAATTGTCCTATCACCTGATCACAACAAAGAGACTTGGTTCGTCGACTCGCGAGCTAGCGACCGGCTCGATTCTAGACTGCTTTTAGCTGACGAAGCGAGAACCGGGAGTAGTCGGCTCGATGACTCGAGTTAACGGCCCGACATCCCGGCCCAGCCGTCGAAGAGGCCCACTAGGTCAAGACAAATTAGGTCAACAAGGAGCCATCTATAAAAGGAGGGAGAGAGGCAACGATTAGGGGATCCGCAAATTGTTACACTCGCTTTCGGCTAGATCTAGGGTTTTACATCTTGATTCTCGCCGAATTTGTACGGTCCGACGAACCAGCTTTCGCTGGACTAATTTCATCGTTCTTTCCCCCTTTTTGTAACATCATTTCGACTCTTTGATCTAATAAAACACGTCTTTGTCTTGACCCACCGACGAGAACTCGTCTCTCTCTCTTTACTAGTTTGTCGACAGATCCCGGTTCAAACAGTTGGCGCCCACTGTGGGGCAGACAAAGTAGCGCCAGTAAAAAGATCATGGC includes:
- the LOC106297250 gene encoding uncharacterized protein LOC106297250 is translated as MPVVGKEKVTWMKLTTKPLDKEKNFSKVKRALCSLTQIKDQRFDDNETVTIKVVCCSPEKVADKLCKNGGGAIKKIEYGIENPMAPKPKAPEKPKEGDKPKDGDKPKEAEKPKPAPAASSSQTMIYNSEPGHPIYGGSYNGYYQEYGSYPETQWGQPMYNGYPSRPIYDSYGGGGWKGDETGSSCTIM